From a single Syngnathus scovelli strain Florida chromosome 2, RoL_Ssco_1.2, whole genome shotgun sequence genomic region:
- the ncoa6 gene encoding nuclear receptor coactivator 6 isoform X3 — protein MSTGRIYFQKNYVCIKRLQRHSQTKRRMAHQGTPAQLSQRAEEDLERESDSDWDSGVGDEIDSCHRSPETEEDNHNDATEGTSGAGAHSTVFVAFQGNMEDEDFKMKLDTVLSGIPNMLDMDSKTLQPQHVEPWNSVRVTFNIPRDAAERLRLLAQNHQQQLRELGILSVQIEGEGAINVAGGPNRGQEVRVNGPIGAAGQMRMDVGFPSQPGQAGVRMSNPSMVPPGSGMTGQALVPGNSGQMHPRVARPASQTDVMDPMMPGMSVQQQQQLQHQQPGPHGPIPPQAAHHMQALQAGRPINPAALQQLQQQHHQQQQAQQQAQLSQLGARTPFNPQGQMAIPPGWNPSGVLQTPAAQGGPAWRKPPPQAQMVQRPPSLTTVQTPSHPPPPYPFGSQQAGQVFNAMGQGQLQQQQQQQQMAMGQFAAPQPKVPQVGPGSVVGPPRPPPPIPPTSGPQGNLTAKSPGSSSSPFQQGSPGTPPMMAQRPTTPQGFPQGVGSPGRAALNQQGNMQQGFIGMPQHGQPGAQVHPGIPKRPMAYPTQNFAQGQVGTGMPGAPGGGSNQQLQSSQTLTHTGVQQPSSTPNSIHAQPNVMGVQSGHPGQSPGTATGPSMTQQQQPGLQTPILGLQHQAQPVSSSPSQMVQGQGGGQTVLSRPLSQGQRGGMTPPKQMMPQQGQGVIHGQGQMVGGQGHQAMLLQQQQQQQQQQQNSMMEQMVVNQMQGNKQPFGGKIPSGVMPGQMMRGPSPNVPGNMPQFQGQVGPQQMTPQQQMAHLQQQQQLQQQHQLQQQQQQQQQLQQQQHHHQQMNQQQPQQVPLSVNPNQMMGMHGQQLRLPAGHPLIQQQLQQQQLQQQQKQQQQVMLQQQQQQQQQQQTAQAHPHQLGDPSSGTGDLGVQQMVPDMQVQQAQGMMGGPQHMQMGNGHFAGHGMNFNSQFPAQVPMGGPCAQAGGFPVSKDVTLTSPLLVNLLQSDISASQFGPGGKQAGGNNQVKPKKKKPARKKKPKDGEGPQQIEGPGMDVTGTMEDSDLQNFGGEPSLGLDNSGTKLADFPNRPAVFPGQTGDQRILQQVPMQFMQQQQQQQQQQQQQQPQQQQQQIQHMQQQIQQQQQQQIQQHQQQIQQQQIQQQQQQQQQIQQQQQIQQQQQIQQQQQIQQQQQIQQQQQIQQQQQQQQQQQQIQQQQHIQQQQQMQQQLQQQQMQQQQMQQLQMQGLQNPQGQQGMTGPQTPAQGQSQVHHQLQQQQGQQQHLQQQQQQQMLMMLKMQQEQKNRMAIAPGGQLPPRVVGNQPEAQRLPVSQQGNMPVMISLQGHAGLAPSPDKTRGMPLIINPQLAGTARRMSLPDPGQGPQSTGSDETTSGIHPKQDRPSGAEMAMQSGNGTQQMMANQGSTTHVMKQGPVPSSVAQHTGASPQQQLPTQPQQGAPISGIHFPNVSTTSQSSRPKTPNRASPRPYHHPLTPTNRPPSTEPSEINLSPERLNASIAGLFPPKINIPLPPRQANLNRGFDQQGLNPTTLKAIGQAPPNLTLPGNNSNSGSGGNNASNSQPPFSTGAGGGGAKPDKQSGGQSKRASPSNSRRSSPASSRKSTTPSPGRQKGPKVAITCPPQPQQLVNAQGQTMMLSPTSVTPNSVSQLSGSMETQQTQSPFHGLQGNPPEGSREGQIMMASEQRQVSQPQPHPQPVRELSAPRMTSPRPSAPQQPKSDLELQAADRQSTLKAPLPESGGTVAVRSAPTSLNQLLDVANKPLRPVHGNAVRDVMTKDSPKSAMDTERQLQLSAEMPAPVATSATLTESDTKAKPPLSTTTSSHSMQPNVTFNTTPSSNDNPLSSPGITSTLSTTTSLCSTFTNTNVVQSVSPKPATSTPGSHPLAVSSGSNTSCSPSQASVMLKSGTGSKPITSVHSVIQIPASSSSISSNQITVFVTPNPMTSAPTSQVPASIVSTMVALPNKNIRPQDIRHQTPVTRPAQFITTTPVLFNPIFQVPSTSVSPNTTVVSQSVTMMGPIQVSTANIQLSTAPSSTQSSGANISASQLARSTVGHLQTVTSVSSATPIGAHSTPQQINHKTENVVEAQKSSPPVSQPALPSPSTSSSFQAPIASPPCSSPNSMNAVRKGLVSAAPTAQIKSKPLQVTIALSGTADSQIPAQVSIVAAPPQVLHPSASPVVPTEPSVAQTTAATPNLTTPSISSFVSVPAQVTVPPQAPLPPTTVLSNFTQAATSPNPITSVVGTTTVASSMTLLSTGSPVQNPVSSLVPIVAKPGLIQENPPANSSAATASRVLSQTGPGSFEPTVTQAVAPAETIQTTPESVQQDVSQEPVAVAKTSDEVLPSPDPGWAKKRKTPINLVPRAAVEKPKGPSRRSSRAEKEVEEEPVTESAVRKRSARPGTTAAAVVKETGASPTQAKRRKSK, from the exons ATGTCGACAGGTCGAATTTATTTTCAGAAAAACTATGTGTG CATAAAACGGCTTCAACGCCACTCCCAGACAAAGAGGAGAATGGCTCATCAAGGCACTCCAGCTCAGCTATCCCAACGGGCCGAGGAGGACCTGGAGCGTGAGAGTGACTCAGATTGGGACTCTGGTGTCGGCGATGAGATTGACAGTTGCCACAGAAGCCCTGAGACTGAAGAGGACAACCACAATGATGCCACAGAAGGCACAAGTGGGGCAGGAGCGCATTCTACTGTTTTTGTTGCCTTTCAAGGAAATATGGAAGACGAAGACTTCAAAATGAAACTTGACACTGTGCTCAGTGGTATACCCAATATGCTTGATATGG ACTCAAAGACGCTTCAGCCACAGCATGTCGAGCCGTGGAACAGCGTGCGTGTTACCTTCAACATTCCACGGGATGCTGCTGAACGACTGAGACTGCTGGCTCAGAACCACCAGCAGCAGCTCCGAGAACTGGGAATTCTTTCAGTGCAAATCGAAG GAGAGGGGGCCATCAACGTTGCAGGGGGACCAAATCGAGGACAAGAAGTCCGAGTTAATGGACCAATTGGAGCCGCTGGCCAAATGAGAATGGATGTGGGGTTTCCAAGTCAGCCTGGTCAAG CAGGAGTGAGGATGTCAAATCCTTCCATGGTCCCCCCAGGCTCAGGCATGACAGGTCAAGCTCTGGTGCCAGGTAATAGTGGACAGATGCATCCACGTGTCGCAAGACCAGCTTCACAGACAG ATGTCATGGATCCAATGATGCCAGGCATGTCagttcagcagcagcagcagcttcagCATCAACAGCCTGGTCCCCATGGCCCCATTCCTCCCCAGGCTGCCCATCACATGCAGGCTTTGCAGGCTGGCAGACCAATCAACCCTGCTGCTTTACAGCAACTTCAACAACAACATCACCAACAGCAACAGGCCCAACAGCAAGCGCAACTCTCTCAGCTTGGAGCCAGAACCCCATTCAACCCACAAGGCCAAATGGCTATACCTCCTGGCTGGAACCCCTCTGGAGTCCTCCAGACACCAGCTGCCCAAGGAGGTCCTGCTTGGAGGAAGCCTCCACCTCAAGCTCAGATGGTTCAACGCCCTCCCTCCCTTACTACAGTTCAGACGCCCAGTCACCCGCCACCACCTTATCCATTTGGTAGCCAACAGGCAGGTCAGGTATTCAATGCTATGGGACAAGGAcagttgcagcagcagcagcagcaacaacagatGGCAATGGGCCAATTTGCTGCTCCTCAGCCTAAAGTTCCACAGGTTGGCCCTGGTAGTGTCGTAGGACCACCGAGACCTCCTCCACCCATTCCACCTACAAGTGGCCCCCAAGGGAATCTCACTGCCAAATCACCGGGGTCTTCATCATCTCCTTTTCAACAGGGTTCACCTGGAACTCCCCCAATGATGGCTCAGAGGCCTACAACTCCGCAGGGTTTTCCACAGGGTGTTGGCTCACCAGGAAGAGCAGCCCTCAACCAACAAGGTAACATGCAACAAGGATTCATCGGAATGCCCCAACACGGACAACCAGGAGCACAAGTTCATCCAG GTATACCGAAACggccaatggcctatccaacccAAAACTTTGCTCAAGGGCAGGTGGGCACCGGCATGCCAGGTGCTCCCGGTGGAGGATCTAATCAGCAGCTACAGAGCAGCCAAACATTGACCCATACAG GAGTCCAGCAGCCATCCTCCACACCAAATTCAATCCATGCCCAACCCAACGTTATGGGTGTACAAAGTGGCCATCCAGGTCAGTCCCCAGGTACAGCTACTGGGCCTAGCATGACCCAGCAACAGCAGCCAGGCCTTCAGACCCCGATCTTAGGCCTCCAGCATCAGGCCCAACCCGTGTCCTCCTCCCCCAGCCAGATGGTTCAAGGCCAGGGTGGAGGTCAGACTGTCCTCTCAAGGCCCCTCAGTCAAGGGCAGAGAGGGGGGATGACCCCACCCAAGCAAATGATGCCTCAGCAAGGCCAGGGGGTGATTCATGGGCAGGGTCAGATGGTTGGAGGCCAAGGGCATCAGGCAATGCTcctgcaacaacagcagcagcagcagcagcaacaacagaaTTCCATGATGGAACAAATGGTCGTAAACCAAATGCAAGGAAACAAACagccatttggaggaaaaataCCTTCTGGGGTCATGCCTGGCCAGATGATGCGGGGCCCctcaccaaacgttccaggcaaCATGCCTCAGTTCCAGGGCCAGGTTGGCCCACAGCAGATGACACCGCAACAGCAAATGGCCCAtctccaacaacaacaacagttaCAACAGCAGCATCAactgcaacagcagcagcagcagcaacaacagcttcAGCAACAGCAACACCACCACCAGCAGATGAATCAGCAGCAGCCTCAACAGGTTCCACTTAGTGTCAATCCTAATCAAATGATGGGTATGCATGGGCAACAGTTGAGGCTTCCTGCTGGTCATCCTCTTATCCAACAACAGTTGCAACAGCAGCAgttacagcagcagcagaaacagcagcagcaagtaATGTTacaacagcaacagcagcagcaacaacaacaacagacagCTCAAGCACACCCACATCAATTGGGAGATCCCAGTAGTGGGACAGGCGATTTGGGGGTCCAACAGATGGTCCCTGATATGCAGGTACAGCAGGCACAAGGCATGATGGGGGGCCCTCAGCACATGCAAATGGGAAATGGACACTTTGCTGGTCATGGCATGAACTTTAACTCCCAATTCCCGGCTCAGGTTCCAATGGGGGGACCTTGTGCACAGGCAGGTGGTTTCCCTGTCAGTAAAGATGTAACATTGACAAGCCCCCTGCTGGTAAATCTGCTGCAGAGTGATATCTCAGCCAGCCAATTTGGACCAGGAGGAAAGCAAGCAGGCGGGAACAATCAGGTcaaacccaaaaaaaagaaacctgcACGAAAGAAGAAGCCAAAAGATGGAGAAGGGCCTCAGCAAATCGAGGGACCTGG TATGGATGTGACTGGTACTATGGAGGATTCGGACCTGCAAAATTTTGGTGGCGAACCGAGTTTAGGTCTGGACAACTCTGGTACAAAGCTCGCTGACTTTCCCAACAGGCCGGCAG TATTCCCTGGTCAAACAGGTGATCAAAGGATATTGCAGCAGGTACCGATGCAATTcatgcagcaacagcagcagcaacagcagcagcaacagcagcagcaaccgcaacagcagcaacaacaaattCAACACATGCAACAGCAAattcaacagcaacaacaacagcaaattCAACAGCATCAACAGCAAATTCAACAACAGCAaattcaacaacaacagcagcagcagcagcaaattcaacagcagcagcaaattcaacaacagcagcaaattcaacaacagcaacaaattcaacaacagcagcaaattcaacaacagcagcaaattcaacaacaacaacaacaacaacaacaacaacagcaaattcaacaacagcaacacattcaacaacaacagcaaatgCAGCAACAATTACAACAGCAGCAGATGCAACAGCAGCAGATGCAACAGTTGCAAATGCAAGGTCTCCAGAATCCTCAAGGGCAGCAAGGCATGACAGGACCACAGACCCCGGCTCAAGGCCAATCCCAGGTACACCATCAGCTGCAACAGCAGCAGGGTCAGCAGCAGCATCTACAACAACAG caacagcagcagatgTTGATGATGCTCAAGATGCAGCAAGAGCAGAAGAATCGCATGGCCATCGCTCCAGGAGGTCAACTTCCTCCTCGTGTCGTTGGCAATCAACCTGAGGCACAAAGACTGCCGGTTTCACAGCAAGGGAACATGCCTGTTATGATCAGCCTTCAAGGACATGCAGGCTTAGCGCCGTCACCTGACAAAACAAGAGGAATGCCCCTGATCATAAATCCCCAG CTTGCAGGTACTGCTCGACGAATGTCCCTTCCTGATCCAGGCCAGGGTCCCCAAAGCACTGGATCTGATGAGACAACTTCTGGGATCCACCCCAAGCAGGATAGGCCAAGTGGTGCAGAAATGGCCATGCAGTCTGGAAATGGCACCCAACAGATGATGGCCAACCAGGGCTCCACAACCCACGTGATGAAGCAAGGCCCTGTTCCGTCATCAGTGGCCCAGCACACTGGAGCCAGTCCTCAACAACAATTACCCACTCAACCTCAACAAGGAGCACCCATATCCGGCATTCATTTCCCTAACGTTTCAACAACTTCACAGAGTTCCAGACCAAAAACCCCCAACAGGGCCAGTCCCAGGCCATATCATCACCCCCTCACCCCAACTAATCGTCCACCGAGCACTGAGCCCTCAGAAATCAACCTTTCACCAGAAAGGCTCAATGCTTCAATTGCTGGGCTATTTCCCCCTAAAATCAACATTCCTCTGCCACCCAGACAGGCAAACCTAAACCGAGGATTTGACCAACAAGGCCTTAATCCAACAACATTGAAAGCCATTGGACAGGCGCCTCCAAACTTGACTTTACCAGGCAACAATAGCAACAGTGGAAGTGGTGGAAATAACGCTAGCAACAGTCAACCACCTTTTTCTACTGGTGCGGGTGGGGGAGGCGCTAAACCAGACAAGCAGTCTGGAGGACAGAGTAAAAGGGCCAGTCCTAGCAACAGTCGAAGGTCAAGCCCAGCTTCAAGTCGTAAATCAACCACACCAAGTCCTGGAAGACAGAAAGGTCCTAAAGTGGCCATCACATGCCCTCCCCAACCTCAACAGCTGGTTAATGCTCAGGGGCAAACCATGATGCTAAGCCCCACATCAGTAACACCAAATTCAGTATCGCAATTAAGTGGCAGCATGGAGACACAACAGACTCAGAGTCCCTTCCATGGTTTGCAAGGTAACCCTCCTGAGGGCAGCAGAGAAGGTCAGATAATGATGGCGTCCGAGCAACGTCAGGTATCTCAGCCTCAGCCGCATCCTCAGCCTGTGCGGGAGTTATCGGCTCCACGGATGACAAGTCCTCGTCCTTCCGCTCCTCAGCAGCCGAAATCCGATTTGGAGTTACAAGCAGCGGATAGGCAGTCAACGCTCAAAGCGCCACTGCCAGAGTCTGGAGGAACAGTGGCTGTCAGGTCCGCTCCCACTTCACTCAACCAGCTTCTAGACGTCGCAAACAAACCTCTTCGGCCCGTGCATGGTAATGCGGTTAGGGACGTTATGACAAAAGACAGCCCCAAGTCAGCCATGGATACAGAGAGACAACTTCAGTTAAGTGCAGAAATGCCAGCCCCTGTTGCTACATCTGCCACTCTTACTGAATCAGACACTAAAGCCAAGCCTCCTTTGTCAACTACTACTAGCAGCCACAGCATGCAGCCCAACGTGACCTTCAATACCACCCCCAGCAGCAACGACAACCCTTTATCCTCTCCTGGTATCACTTCCACTTTAAGTACAACTACTAGCCTTTGTTCGACCTTCACTAACACAAATGTTGTCCAGAGTGTAAGCCCTAAACCAGCGACTTCCACTCCGGGCAGTCATCCGTTAGCCGTTAGCAGCGGTTCAAACACCAGCTGTAGTCCAAGCCAAGCCAGCGTGATGCTCAAATCTGGCACGGGCTCGAAACCTATTACAAGTGTTCACTCTGTCATACAGATTCCTGCTTCGTCCAGTTCCATTTCTTCCAACCAGATCACCGTATTTGTCACCCCTAACCCAATGACTTCTGCCCCGACATCTCAAGTTCCTGCATCTATTGTTTCCACAATGGTGGCTCTACCGAACAAAAATATTCGGCCACAGGATATTCGGCATCAGACACCTGTAACTCGACCAGCACAGTTTATCACCACCACCCCTGTGTTATTCAACCCCATTTTTCAAGTCCCGAGTACATCTGTCTCGCCCAATACCACAGTAGTTTCTCAGTCAGTCACTATGATGGGACCCATCCAAGTGTCGACGGCAAACATCCAACTTTCTACTGCCCCGAGTTCCACACAGTCATCAGGGGCAAACATAAGCGCATCTCAACTCGCGAGAAGCACTGTTGGACACCTTCAGACTGTCACCAGTGTGTCCTCAGCTACCCCAATTGGTGCGCATTCAACTCCTCAGCAAATCAACCACAAAACAGAAAATGTAGTTGAAGCTCAAAAATCAAGTCCaccagtcagccagccagctcTTCCAAGCCCTTCAACGTCCTCCTCCTTTCAAGCTCCCATTGCATCTCCACCTTGCTCAAGTCCTAACAGTATGAACGCAGTAAGAAAGGGCCTTGTTTCTGCCGCACCCACTGCCCAAATAAAAAGTAAACCTTTGCAAGTGACCATAGCTCTCTCTGGAACAGCTGATTCCCAAATACCTGCTCAGGTATCCATTGTGGCTGCTCCCCCACAAGTCTTACACCCTTCTGCTAGTCCTGTTGTTCCAACTGAGCCTTCAGTGGCCCAAACCACCGCTGCCACTCCAAACCTTACAACACCGTCAATCTCCTCTTTTGTTTCGGTTCCTGCTCAGGTTACTGTTCCTCCCCAGGCTCCATTGCCTCCTACAACTGTACTGTCAAACTTCACCCAGGCTGCAACGTCTCCAAATCCCATCACCAGTGTAGTTGGTACCACCACTGTGGCCTCCTCTATGACCTTGCTCTCTACAGGCAGTCCAGTTCAAAATCCAGTATCATCTTTGGTTCCAATTGTTGCAAAGCCTGGACTGATTCAGGAGAACCCACCTGCAAATTCCTCTGCTGCTACTGCAAGCAGAGTTCTTTCTCAGACTGGACCTGGGTCTTTTGAACCCACTGTTACACAAGCAGTGGCTCCTGCTGAAACTATTCAGACCACACCAG AATCTGTTCAGCAAGATGTTTCACAAGAGCCAGTTGCTGTTGCGAAGACAA GTGACGAGGTCTTACCAAGTCCTGATCCAGG ATgggcaaagaaaagaaagacgCCCATCAACTTAGTTCCAAG GGCTGCTGTGGAGAAACCCAAGGGGCCCAGTAGACGCAGCTCACGAGCTGAGAAGGAGGTGGAGGAAGAGCCGGTAACAGAAAGTGCTGTCAGGAAGAGATCAGCACGGCCCGGAACGACTGCTGCGGCTGTTGTTAAAG AAACTGGAGCCAGTCCCACCCAGGCCAAACGAAGGAAGTCAAAATAG